TCATCGCGCTGCGCGTGAAGGGCGCGATGCTGATCGGCCTGGTCATCGGCACGGTGCTCTCCGTCATCGTCGAGGCGATCTGGCCGCTCGGCTCGGCCGTCGACAACCCGGGCGGATGGGGACTCACCGTCCCCACGCTCAGCGGCTCGCCGGTGAGCGTGCCCGACCTGAGCCTCATCGGCGCCGTCGACTTCGGCTTCGACCTCACCCGGGTCAGCATCGTCACGCTCGTGATGCTCGTGTTCACCCTGGTGTTCTCGAACTTCTTCGACGCCATGGGCACCATGACGGGCCTGGCCAAGGAGGCCGGCCTCGCCGATGAGAAGGGCGACTTCCCGCGCATCAAGTCGGCGCTGATCGTCGAGGGCGTCGGCGCGATCGCCGGTGGCGCGACCTCGTCGTCGTCGTCCACGGTGTTCGTCGAGTCGGGCTCGGGCATCGGCGAGGGCGCCCGCACGGGCCTGGCCAACGTCGTGACCGGTGTGCTGTTCCTGCTGGCGATGTTCTTCACGCCGCTGACCTCGATCGTCCCGACCGAGGTGGCCGGTGCCGCCCTGGTGATCGTCGGCGCGATGATGATGGCCCAGGTCAAGAGCATCGACCTGACCGACTTCCGCGTGCTGCTGCCGGTGTTCCTCACCGTCAGCGTCATGCCGCTGACCTACTCGATCGCCAACGGCATCGGCGCGGGCTTCATCAGCTGGGTCGTCGTGCACGCCCTGTCGGGCCGGGCCAAGACCATCAGCCCGCTGCTGTGGGTCGTGGCCATCGGCTTCGTGATCTTCTTCGCGCGCGGCCCGATCGAGCTGCTCATCGCCAGCTGAAGCTCGCTCTCGTGTCAGGGGGTGGATGCCACGGCATCCGCCCCCTTCTCTGTGCACCCCTCGGCCCGAGCCGGTGCCCTCCCCGCAAAGTTGGCGCCGGCGC
This DNA window, taken from Microbacterium invictum, encodes the following:
- a CDS encoding NCS2 family permease, producing MSTSTSAAPTSDTRPTGGLDRFFEISRRGSTLGTEVRGGVVTFVTMAYIVILNPIILSGAADIDGETLSFGAVGAATALTAGVMTILFGLVTRLPFAFAAGLGINAFVAFSVVGDVTWAEAMALVMINGAIIVLLAATGLRKMIFDAVPVQLKIAITVAIGFFIAFIGFVNSGFVTATGANSPPVGLGQGGSVATVPTLMFVITLLLTGVLIALRVKGAMLIGLVIGTVLSVIVEAIWPLGSAVDNPGGWGLTVPTLSGSPVSVPDLSLIGAVDFGFDLTRVSIVTLVMLVFTLVFSNFFDAMGTMTGLAKEAGLADEKGDFPRIKSALIVEGVGAIAGGATSSSSSTVFVESGSGIGEGARTGLANVVTGVLFLLAMFFTPLTSIVPTEVAGAALVIVGAMMMAQVKSIDLTDFRVLLPVFLTVSVMPLTYSIANGIGAGFISWVVVHALSGRAKTISPLLWVVAIGFVIFFARGPIELLIAS